TTCCAGAAAGATGTTGTTTGTATTTTTCTGTGTAAATGTAGTTGCTGAGATAGGGTTTAGAAATGTGTTACGATGGATTCTCAGAAAGTATAGAAAGCAGGGATATAATCAGAAACATATCTTGTTGGTCGGATATAGCCGTGCAGCAGAAGGATATCTGGATCGCGTGGTAACACATCCAGAATGGGGATATATTGTAAAAGGAATATTGGCAGATAATAAGCCTGAAGGAGAGGAATATCGAGGAATAAAGATTCTTGGCGGAACAGATAAACTGGCAGAAATTCTTCCGCAGAACCAATTGGATGAGATTGTAATTACGCTTGGACTGGCTGAGTATCATAAACTGGGACGGATTGTTAATATGTGCGAAAAGTCTGGTGTGCATACGAAATTTGTTCCGGATTATAATAATATTATTCCGACAAAACCGTACACCGAAGATTTGATGGGAATGCCGGTCATAAATATTCGACGGGTACCTTTGAATAATATGTTAAACGCAGTGGCAAAGCGTTGTGTGGATATTTTGGGAGCATTGGTTGCGATTATATTGTTTTCACCGGTAATGCTTGTTACTTCAATTATTATTAAAGTAACTTCACCGGGACCACTTATTTTTAAACAGGAAAGAATTGGAAAGCATAATCGTCCGTTTTATATGTATAAGTTCCGTTCTATGGTTGTTCAGGATGAAAAAGATGAAAAGAAAGGCTGGACGACGAAAAATGATCCACGTGTGACACCAATTGGAAGATTTATTCGTAAGACAAGTATTGATGAATTGCCACAGCTTTTTAATATATTAATAGGAGACATGAGTCTTGTCGGACCAAGACCGGAAAGACCGCAATTTGTTGAAAAATTCAAAGAGGAAATCCCAAGATATATGATTAAGCATCAGGTAAGACCTGGACTTACAGGTTGGGCGCAGGTGAATGGATACAGGGGAGATACATCTATTCAGAAGCGTATAGAATTTGATCTTTATTATATTGAAAACTGGACAATGGGATTTGATTTTAAAATTATTTTCCTGACATTTTTTAAAGGCTTTATTAACAGGAACGCATATTAAACAGGAAATGGGAAGACTCGAATAAGGGGAGTGGAAGTATGGATAGAAAGAGATTGAATAAAAGACAGCAAAGATTGGAACGTGAACGCAGGCTTAAAAAGAAACGCAGAAAAAGGATCATCATTATTATGGTTGAATTGTTAATCCTGGCAGGTCTTGGAGTTGTAGCTTATGGAATGTTCGTTATGGATAAGATGGATACGACTACGCTGAACACAGATGATCTTAATATTTATAAGAGTACAGGAGATTATACGAATATTGCATTATTTGGTCTGGATTCCAGAGAAGGCGAGCTGGATGGCGGAGTACAGAGTGACTGTATGATGATAGCCAGTATTAATAATAAGACCAATGAGGTGAAATTAATTTCACTCTATCGAGATACACTTTTGAAGCAGGAAAATGGGAAATATCAGAAAGCTAATTCTGCATACCGTATGGGAGGACCAGCCGAAGCAATTGCGCTTATGAATCGTAATTTAGATCTTGATATTGAAAAATATATCAGCGT
The sequence above is drawn from the Dorea formicigenerans genome and encodes:
- a CDS encoding undecaprenyl-phosphate glucose phosphotransferase — its product is MIKDNQKLFNRLHVLIDALIIIFSYGAAWFIRFKSGLFALSSWYLSLSQYMKVLVFVVPIYLILYYAFQLYTPKRGQGRRIEAWHIVQANIIGLLVFILILYLAKMTDYSRKMLFVFFCVNVVAEIGFRNVLRWILRKYRKQGYNQKHILLVGYSRAAEGYLDRVVTHPEWGYIVKGILADNKPEGEEYRGIKILGGTDKLAEILPQNQLDEIVITLGLAEYHKLGRIVNMCEKSGVHTKFVPDYNNIIPTKPYTEDLMGMPVINIRRVPLNNMLNAVAKRCVDILGALVAIILFSPVMLVTSIIIKVTSPGPLIFKQERIGKHNRPFYMYKFRSMVVQDEKDEKKGWTTKNDPRVTPIGRFIRKTSIDELPQLFNILIGDMSLVGPRPERPQFVEKFKEEIPRYMIKHQVRPGLTGWAQVNGYRGDTSIQKRIEFDLYYIENWTMGFDFKIIFLTFFKGFINRNAY